The genomic DNA CATCCGAAGGCCTTCGAGGCCGCGACTAAAATCGCGCGTCATACGCCTGGCGATCTGAAGCACATCTTTTTTGCGAACTCGGGTTCCGAAGCGGTCGATACCGCGCTGAAGATCGCGCTTGCCTATTACCGCGCGAAAGGCGAAGGGCAGCGGACCCGGCTGATCGGACGCGAGCGCGGCTATCACGGCGTCGGCTTCGGCGGGATTTCGGTCGGTGGTATCGCGCCGAATCGCAAGGCGTTTTCAGGTGGGTTGCTGCCGGCGGTCGATCATTTGCCGCATACGCTCAATCTGAAGGAGGCGGCGTTTTCGAAGGGGCAGCCCGTGTGGGGCGCGCATCTGGCCGACGAACTCGAGCGGCTCGTCGCGCTGCACGATGGGTCGACGATTGCCGCGGTGATCGTCGAGCCGGTGGCGGGCTCGACAGGTGTTTTGATCCCACCGCAGGGCTATCTGCAGCGTCTGCGCGAGATCTGCGACAAATACGGCATCCTGCTGATCTTCGACGAAGTGATCACCGGCTGGGGACGGCTCGGTGCGCCGTTCGCTGCGCAGTACTTCGGCGTTACGCCCGATCTGCTGACGATGGCCAAGGGCACCAACAACGCCGCGGCGCCGATGGGTGCGGTCGCGGCGAGCGCGAAGATTCACGACACGATCGTGGATGGCGCGCCGGGCGGCATCGAGCTGTTTCACGGGTATACGTATTCGGGGCATCCGATCGCGGCGGCTGCCGCTTGCGCGACTATCGATCTGTACGAACGCGAGCAGCTGTTCGAACGCGCCGCGCGGATGGCGCCGGTGTTTGAACGCGCGATTCACAAGCTGCGCGGCGAGCCGTATGTGATTGACGTGCGCAATCTGGGGCTCGTGGGCGGTGTCGAATTGGCGTCGCGCGATGGCGCACCCGGGGCGCGTGCTTATGACGTGTTCGTGCGCTGCTACGAGAAGGGCGTGCTCACGCGCTATACCGGCGATATTCTCGCGTTCTCGCCGCCGTTGATTGTCGATGAAGCGCAGATCGAGGAGATCTTTGGGACGGTGGCGGAGGTGTTGAGGGAGACGGCGTAGGGGCGGCTCGCGAAGGGCGCGCGAGCTTAGCCAAGGGCAATGATCGAGTCGATCAATTCCGCGCCGCCTTCGATATCTTCGTGCCCAACAAAACGGGACACTTCCATGTGCCCATCGCCGAACACGTCGATTTCGATGCGCTGGCCAACGACGGTGACGGAAACAAGCACGCTGCCTCGTCGTTGGCGGCTTAGCGAATAGTGAATTTTGGCATCGTCGAGTTTGTCGAGCAGGTCGTGTAGTGGATGGGGCATGGCTATCGGGTGCTTTGTGGCGCGGTCAGGCCTTACGAACAAACAGCTGGGAAAGACGCGCACAAAAGAGCCGACTCTCGAGGGTCGGATTTTGCGCTTCAATCGAACGATTCAGGAGCGACAGTTCCGCCCTCAATCACCAGATGTTTCGCGTCGCGTTTGGACTCGAAGAACCGCCAGTCCTCGCGATCCGATGTTACGTCCGGCGCTACGATCAAACGGAACGTTTGCGACAAGGAAACGATCAGGCCGCAGTCGGAGTTGACCGATATGCTCTCGACGATGATGGGTACGTTTCGCGCTAGCAATTGCCGCAGACGCAGTGCGAATGCGTTGGCCTCCTCGTCGGAACCCTCGAGAGATTCTTCAGTTGCGATGACTTTGCCCGCCTCACTGAGCGTCCAGACGCACTGAATATGCAGAGCCCACGCGCTGACCTGCCTGGGTACACCATAAAAGTCCTTCTCCTCGTGCTTCGGACCAAAACCCAAGGTAAGCATATCCGCTGCACGACTGACGCCGCTCCATTCCACGCCTTGAAGTACCGACAAGCGACGCTCGATTTCTCTTTGATCGTTAATCATTAAAAGTTCTCCTCAAACTGTCTGGTGTCACCACAGATTGAACATGTCTTTGGCCCGTTCCATGATTTCGTGAAATCCCATTGGAGGCTGATTGCGAAGCTCGTGATGAAGCTGCTGGGCCTGATCGGGAGTCAGGCGCAGAATTCTGGCAACGTCATTGGTCTGTTTGTTCTGCGCGAAATTGTTGCGCGGCCTTCCTTCGCTACCAGCCAATTCCATCGCGTCGCCGTTCGGCAAATCATGCTGATAGTCGAACGGCTGCGCATGGCCGAGCAGCGTTGATGTGTTCCGATCGTCGGCGAGGTCGTTACCATCGGTGACTGCGCGCGCGGCGATTAACGGGGTTTGCCAGGTGATCGGAACATACCGGCTGGCCAGCAAGGATTCTCCGTTCGGGAGATCGACTTCCCTCGCCGGGAGATTCCTCACCGGCGTGCAGTGGGGAGGTGGAAACAGGTCAGCGCGAGGGCCTTTGATGGCAAGCCGGGCGCCCTTGCGCACATCGTTGAGAAGTGCATTGATGATCCACCAGCCATCGGTGTTCGGGTTCCAGTTTCGCACACCATGAAACGCAAGCAACTTACGATCAATGAGACGCCTGACCAGCGTCAGGTCCTCCTTCCACTTCCTTTGATTCAGTTCGGCAATACCCAGAAATTCCAGGGTCTCCGCCCTGGCCTTCTGCAGGTCTGCGGCCTTTCCGAGGCACGCCTTGTAGTGCCGTTCGTCGCAGATTACGTAACAGGCACCCAGCGGCCTCTGACAGAAAAGCTCCACGGAGTGCATCTCGAATAAGGACCGGGACATAGGTATTTCAACGATCTATTTGAAGTTGCTGCCCGGAATGGCAGCATCCAGATAGATACCGTGCTCGAGGTTGTCCGCATATGGGCGACGGCCCAAAATCGCGGCGACTTTTGCGAGCCTTGATTTTGTGGAGTTTTCGCAACCGTTCCCGCTGATGTGGGAGCCGAAAAGACGAACGGAGCAAGGACCGTCAGTCCTTGCTTCGCTTCAATGCGCTACCACGCGGCGAATCTCACTCTCGCGTACGACTTGTTCATGCGCTGTTTCGAGAAGGGCGTGCCGACGCCCTATACGAGCGATATTCTCGCGTTCTCGCCGCCGTTGATTGTCGATGAAGCGCAGATCGAGGAGATTTTTGAGGACCGTGGCGGAGGTGTTGTGGGAGACGGCGTAGGGGGCGAGCAGCGTGGCGGCCATTGTGTGCGGGCGTTGCACTCCTCAACGATTGGCACGTCGCTGCACGAACAGAGAGCCGGGAAAAGCAGGCACAAAAAAGCCGACTCGCGAGGGTCGGCTTTCCGTTCTCCCAGCGTCCTAAACAGATGGTTTTGGTTCTACTTCAAGGGAATCAAACTCTATAAACAATTCAGCGCCTAGTGTCGCCTGAACAACCGCGATGTTTTTCAACGGCTTCCCTTTCCCCCGTGAGTAGCTTACTTCAAGCAACGCTAGCGCCTTCCGGTGCTCGTTCGAATTGAAATCGGTCAGTACCTTCATTGAGTAAATGATGTTCTGTATCAGAAAGTCGTTGACCCAGCATCAGGCGGCTTTATACGGTGGCCGCCGCGCATCCGCATGGCGGCTCCGAGGCCTTCGCGCACGAGATGCGGCGCGTCGTGATCGCCGCGGCGTTCGGCCTGTCGGCAGAACAGATCACGCAGGACTGGAGCCGGACTAACCGATTAGTCGCAGCTAATCTTCTTGACGACTCCACCAGGGCCATAAACAAGCCGGCACTCTTTGTAGGAAGCGGGTAGTTGCCTTGCAAGCACAATGCTGGTGCCTTCATATCGACACCCGAGCCAGATCGGGACACCGCTTGATCGAAAGCGCCACCGGGCTAGTCGCTCGTGACCCGACAATGCTGTGTCGCTTGTCGGGACAATGCTTGCGTTCTTTTTAGGATCATCATCGAAGAAAGTTACCCCCTGCAAAAAGCGAGGTGACGTATCCATCTGGGGGGGCCATTCTTGGGATATCGGTTGACTCAATGACTCATTGACTGAAATTGATGGCAAGCACGTCAATTCTGTTGCGCAAGCCTGATTCGTGAGGACGAGACCAAGTGACGCGATCACCGCCGCCACCAAGAGATTCGATTTCACCATTCGATCACCGGGAAAGCATTCCCATCGTTGCTCAAGCCCCCGGAACGCGGGTGCCAATAAATTGTTCGCCGGCGTACCTGATTCTGGCTGTTCCACTGATCCATGACCTGAATACCACTGGCGTCCTGTCCGAGATAGATAGCAGCGTGTTTGCGAGTACTTCCGTGTTGCGGATACCGGCCGCCCACAAACGTGGCAATGGCGGTTCCCGTAGGGACCGGGTCTGTTTGACCTGGCGCCACCCTTACGATTTTCATGCCCTCGCGCCACACCGCTGTATGAGGTGCGGTTAAGGTTTGCCGGATGAACTCAACGCACTCTGTATGACCTTTCGCATTGGGAAAGCGTTTGCCGCTGTAGGTCGTAGCGTTGGCCAATATGCGACTCATATCAAATGCCCTGTAACTATGAGGCTTCAAAGTCTATGCGCGAAACTCCATCGTCCATGTGGGCATACTCTGAAAATATTTGGCTGAATGATGGGTCAGGAAAACAAAGACCCCACAAGCCAAAGATCTTGCGGGGTCTTTGCCACCGATTCTGGCGCGGCACAACGACAAACGGCGCAAGGACCGTCAGCCCTTGCGCCGCTTCAATGCGCTACCTTCGCGGTGAATCTCAGTAAGTCGGAACCGAAGGATCGACCTGACGCGACCAGGCGTCGATTCCGCCTTGCAGATTGAACACGTTGGTGTGTCCGCGCGATTCGAGGAACATCGCGACTTGCGCGCTGCGCGCGCCATGATGGCAGATGCAGACGATCTGCGCGTCGTCGTCGAGCTCTTCGCTGCGCGCCGGAATCTCGCGCATCGGAATCGACACGATGCCGGCCATCGACGCCGTTTGCAGTTCCCAAGGCTCGCGCACGTCGAGCAGCACGGGTGCGGGGCGCGAGGTATCGGCGAGCCATTCGGCGAGTGCGGGAGCGGTCAGGTTTTGCATCAGCGGGACATCCAGTTCGGTGGACGGCGGCAAGTGCGCCGTCCGGATCGATAACGCGTTTCGGGAGGCGGCTTAGAACTTGAACCGCGCCGGCTGTACCGCATTAGTCAGCGGCTCGACATAGGTTTCAAACACGTCGGCGATACGGTATTGCTTCTCGTCGATGCGCGTGATGATTTGCGCCTTCATCACCGGCGCGGTGCCGACGAACGCCGCGAGACGGCCGCCGACCTTCAGCTGTTCGAGGATGTCCTGCGGCAGCACCGGCAGACCGCCCGACACGCAGATCACGTCGTACGGCGCCGCGCCGCTCCAGCCGCGCGCGGCGTCGCCGGTTGCGACTTCGGCGTTCAGCACGCCGTTGGCGATCAGGTTGCTCTTCGCGAACTCGGCCAGCTCCGGTTCGATGTCGACCGTCAGCACGTGTTGCGCGCGATGCGCGAGCAGCGCCGCCATGTAACCCGAGCCAGCGCCGATTTCGAGCACGCTTTCGTGCTTCTTCACCGCCAGTTCCTGCAGCACGCGTGCCTCGACGCGCGGCGCCAGCATGTGCTGGCCGGCCGGCAGCGGCACTTCGAAGTCGACGAACGCGAGATCGCGGTAAGCGGCGGGGACGAAATTCTCACGTTTGACGATCGACAGCAGATTCAGCACGTCCTGGTCGAGCACTTCCCAGGGGCGGATCTGCTGTTCGATCATGTTGAAACGCGCTTGCTCGATGTTCATGGTGGATTCGGCGGTTTTGGTTTGGCGAGCGGGCGGCGGCTGCCGCTGACTTTTGCCCTGACCCGGCCCCGGCGGAACGTCGGCGGCCGCGGCTTCGGGCAAGGCGTTCGCATTGCAAGCCGCGTCAGGGGAACGGCGGGATTGTACCAAATGGCCGACTCGCTCCGGACGCTCGCGGGCAAGCGCCAGGCCGGGCCGCCCCCGTGTTAATCCCTAGCGATCCGTCCTTGCGATTCGCCTCTCCATCGCCAAAAAATGTAATCGATTACATTTTCGCTGCGAGGTCGCGTGTCCCGAACGCCGTCCCGATCGTCGCCGGCCGCGCTGTCCGGCGCAGGCAATCAACCTCAACCTCAGTCGCAGAAGCGGTCGCCGCGCGCGGCCGACGGGCCCTCGATTGCCGGCGTGGCCGAGCAGGCGGGCGTGTCGGTCGCGACGGTGTCGCGCGTGCTGAACGGCCACGAGAACGTGCGGCCCGCCACGCGCGACAAGGTGCTGGCCGCGATCGACGCGAGCGGCTATCGCGTGAACGAGCTCGCGCGCAATCTGCGCACTGCCGAAAGCCGCCTGCTGCTGACGATGGTGCCGGACTTCGGCAATCCGTTTTACGCGGAGATCGTGCGCGGCATCGACAGCGTCGCGCGTCAGCACGGGTATTTCATGCTGCTGTGCGACACCGGCGCGGACCCGGGGCGCGAGCGCAGCTATTTCGACATGCTGCGCCGTCGCCGCGCGGACGGCGCGATCTGCCTCGACCCGGCGACGATCCAGCAGGCGCTAGGGGAAGCGTCGCAGGCGCTGCCTTGGGTCGCGTGCTGCGAGTTCGATCCGCAAATGGGCGTGCCGTACGTCGGCATCGACAACTACCGCGCGGCGGGCGACGCGGTGCGTCATCTGCTCGCGCGTGGCCACCGGCGCATTGGGCTCATCAATTCCGATGTCGGCTATCTGTATGCGCGCCAGCGTCAGCAGGGCTACCTCGACGCCATGAGCGACGCGGGCATCGCGCCCGATCCGCACTGGCGCATGAATCTGAACAGCCTCGATTACGAAGCGGGCGCATCGGCCGCGGCCCGGTTGATGCAGCGGCCGGATGCGCCGAGCGCGATCTTCGCGGTGTCGGACACGCTAGCGATCGGCGTGATCCACGGCTTGCGCAGCGTCGGCAAGCGCGTGCCCGACGACGTCGCCGTGGCCGGCTTCGACGACATCTCGCTCGCCGCGCAGATCGATCCTCCGCTCACGACCATCGCGCAGCCGATGCGCGAACTCGGGGAAACCGCCGCGCGTCTGTTGCTGCAGCGCCTCGCAAATCCCCAGGCCAACGTGCCGGGCGTGTTGCTGCCGCATCGTCTCGTGATTCGTGGGAGTGCTTGAGCCATGAGCCTCGCGATCCGCTTCGACGACATCCGCAAAGACTTCGGGCCCGTGCGCGTGCTGCACGGCGTGAGCTTCGAGCTGGCGCCTGGCCGCATCTACGGTCTGCTCGGCGAGAACGGCGCGGGCAAGTCGACGCTGATGAAAATC from Paraburkholderia sp. HP33-1 includes the following:
- a CDS encoding aspartate aminotransferase family protein, whose translation is MSETATVSPPDMSAFWMPFTANRQFKSAPRLLASAKGMYYTTHDGRRVLDGTAGLWCVNAGHCRDEIVAAVQAQAAEMDFAPTFQMGHPKAFEAATKIARHTPGDLKHIFFANSGSEAVDTALKIALAYYRAKGEGQRTRLIGRERGYHGVGFGGISVGGIAPNRKAFSGGLLPAVDHLPHTLNLKEAAFSKGQPVWGAHLADELERLVALHDGSTIAAVIVEPVAGSTGVLIPPQGYLQRLREICDKYGILLIFDEVITGWGRLGAPFAAQYFGVTPDLLTMAKGTNNAAAPMGAVAASAKIHDTIVDGAPGGIELFHGYTYSGHPIAAAAACATIDLYEREQLFERAARMAPVFERAIHKLRGEPYVIDVRNLGLVGGVELASRDGAPGARAYDVFVRCYEKGVLTRYTGDILAFSPPLIVDEAQIEEIFGTVAEVLRETA
- a CDS encoding STY0301 family protein, producing the protein MVKSNLLVAAVIASLGLVLTNQACATELTCLPSISVNESLSQPISQEWPPQMDTSPRFLQGVTFFDDDPKKNASIVPTSDTALSGHERLARWRFRSSGVPIWLGCRYEGTSIVLARQLPASYKECRLVYGPGGVVKKISCD
- a CDS encoding BPSL0067 family protein, whose amino-acid sequence is MSRILANATTYSGKRFPNAKGHTECVEFIRQTLTAPHTAVWREGMKIVRVAPGQTDPVPTGTAIATFVGGRYPQHGSTRKHAAIYLGQDASGIQVMDQWNSQNQVRRRTIYWHPRSGGLSNDGNAFPVIEW
- a CDS encoding rhodanese-like domain-containing protein; this translates as MQNLTAPALAEWLADTSRPAPVLLDVREPWELQTASMAGIVSIPMREIPARSEELDDDAQIVCICHHGARSAQVAMFLESRGHTNVFNLQGGIDAWSRQVDPSVPTY
- a CDS encoding protein-L-isoaspartate O-methyltransferase family protein; amino-acid sequence: MNIEQARFNMIEQQIRPWEVLDQDVLNLLSIVKRENFVPAAYRDLAFVDFEVPLPAGQHMLAPRVEARVLQELAVKKHESVLEIGAGSGYMAALLAHRAQHVLTVDIEPELAEFAKSNLIANGVLNAEVATGDAARGWSGAAPYDVICVSGGLPVLPQDILEQLKVGGRLAAFVGTAPVMKAQIITRIDEKQYRIADVFETYVEPLTNAVQPARFKF
- a CDS encoding LacI family DNA-binding transcriptional regulator, whose product is MSRTPSRSSPAALSGAGNQPQPQSQKRSPRAADGPSIAGVAEQAGVSVATVSRVLNGHENVRPATRDKVLAAIDASGYRVNELARNLRTAESRLLLTMVPDFGNPFYAEIVRGIDSVARQHGYFMLLCDTGADPGRERSYFDMLRRRRADGAICLDPATIQQALGEASQALPWVACCEFDPQMGVPYVGIDNYRAAGDAVRHLLARGHRRIGLINSDVGYLYARQRQQGYLDAMSDAGIAPDPHWRMNLNSLDYEAGASAAARLMQRPDAPSAIFAVSDTLAIGVIHGLRSVGKRVPDDVAVAGFDDISLAAQIDPPLTTIAQPMRELGETAARLLLQRLANPQANVPGVLLPHRLVIRGSA